A stretch of Gossypium hirsutum isolate 1008001.06 chromosome A06, Gossypium_hirsutum_v2.1, whole genome shotgun sequence DNA encodes these proteins:
- the LOC107963102 gene encoding uncharacterized protein — MVEYVPGTVVDLQTLPYRGPNGELELGKRVFRRLFWTFDPCVRAFSHCKPVVQVDGTWLYGKYTQILLIAVAQKGNGNIEGSCCCNSAIGGSVEVFYCIRHIAVNFHNEYKNKDWRKRIVNMGYELEPHRFRHKLARLETDMAGCKPSLTQWLSSMEPWQWAQCFDEGYRYGHMTTNLVEAVNSVLRRTRHLPISAIFSTTFYMLATLMPKMRLKQAKWLEAGHVYVEKIRDAMKDNTQKARLMNVELYSRSLETFRVIEYISRRSRISPWSYGVDLRNRRCECEMFQALRYPCAHVVAACATYSLNVEQYIDDVYTLERTLRIWGNEFPVLRDISTWEVQSTAFEMLPDR, encoded by the exons ATGGTAGAGTATGTCCCAGGAACTGTCGTAGACTTGCAAACGTTGCCTTATAGAGGCCCTAATGGAGAATTGGAACTGGGAAAAAGAGTGTTTCGTCGACTGTTTTGGACTTTCGATCCATGTGTTAGGGCCTTCTCCCACTGCAAACCAGTAGTGCAAGTTGATGGAACATGGCTTTATGGAAAATACACGCAGATACTTCTGATTGCGGTTGCACAAAAAGGTAATGGAAAT ATCGAAGGGTCTTGTTGCTGCAATTCGGCAATCGGAGGTTCCGTGGAGGTCTTCTATTGTATTCGTCACATCGCTGTGAACTTCCACAATGAGTATAAGAACAAAGACTGGCGCAAACGAATTGTCAACATGG GGTACGAGCTGGAACCACACCGATTTAGACATAAGTTGGCGAGGTTAGAGACTGATATGGCTGGCTGCAAACCTTCTCTTACACAGTGGTTGAGTAGcatggagccgtggcaatgggctcaatgTTTTGACGAAGGGTACCGTTATGGCCATATGACAACTAATCTTGTTGAGGCCGTTAACTCCGTCTTAAGACGTACGCGTCACTTGCCAATTTCAGCTATTTTTTCAACCACATTTTACATGTTAGCAACCTTAATGCCAAAAATGAGGTTGAAACAAGCAAAATGGTTAGAGGCAGGACACGTGTACGTCGAAAAAATTAGAGATGCTATGAAAGATAACACTCAAAAAGCTAGGTTGATGAATGTAGAACTATATTCTCGAAGTTTGGAAACTTTTCGAGTGATAGAGTATATCAGTCGTCGGTCAAGGATCTCACCATggtcctatggagttgatctccGAAACAGGCGGTGTGAGTGCGAGATGTTCCAAGCACTACGGTACCCGTGTGCGCATGTGGTTGCAGCTTGTGCTACCTATAGTTTGAATGTCGAACAATATATCGATGATGTATACACACTTGAACGTACGTTGCGTATTTGGGGTAACGAGTTCCCTGTATTAAGGGATATATCGACATGGGAAGTGCAATCGACTGCATTCGAGATGTTGCCTGATCGGTAA